ccaagaatttattccttggagcgcaggagggtaaaGAGTGGTCGATCTCACAGAGGTGCATAGAATCATGTTGGCATGGTTAGGGCCGTGGTTCAAAATAATAACACAAAgcatttgagcaggtacatggagaggaaaggttcagagggagatgAAATTACAACTCAAACGTACTACCCCTCACCATGGGACACAGGAACCTGCGCCTGACGAGTGTACCAGGTACACCACTGACACGGACCCACTGCTTCTAAACAGCCTGTAATCTGCTTGGTTGTTTAGTCACCAATAAACTCTAGTCTGGAAATCCAACGAACTAAAATCATCAGGTGTCGAcatttctcaaaggtgcagattaaacaGAAAACATAAGTATTGCCTGTCGCATACATCGACCCTTATCTGTCTCTGATCTCAGAATTGCTTCTTTCAGTTTCAACGTGTCCCAGTTAGCGCCGTGATAGGGGATATgcaagtcgaagatagacacaaaaatgctagagtactctcagcgggtcgggcagcatctctaaaaaaagttataggtgacgtttcggttcgagacccttattGACTgagtatcagtctgaaggagggtgtcgacctgaaacgtcaactatttatttcttcagagatgctgcctgacccgccgaggtcCTCCAGCATATCGTGTCTAtctcgaaggtagaaacaaaatgctggaggaactcagcgggtcaggcagcatctctggagcgaaggaatgggtgacgtttgggtcgagacccttcttcagactcaagatagCATTTCGTGTCGATCTGTTGTTTAAaagagcatcttcagttccttcctacacaggaatcaACTCTGAGTGTGTGGCAGCACTTTCTGAACCGCTGAATGGACAGtccagacagatgagttgatgATATGCGTTTAGACTGCCCTTGCTGCCTGAGGCTTTGAATTCACATCGACGTATCGACTGGTCTATGACGTTCACTGCAAAATAAAGTGCAGATTGAACAGATCCTtaacttgtgttcaccggctggacctaatattccccattgggcgAAGGGcacagcacagttactcaactccccctttctcagatctcctTTTCAATTTTCATCTTTATTCATTAAATTGCATGCTGGAGAGAGATATTTACTTATTTTCAACACAGCTATTGAGATAACTATAACAAACAAATGTATCTGTGTTTTGCCGTGTTTACTAGCGTGGGGGGAGCAGCAAGATGCAATAGATTAACAACGGATACTGAGCCCGCGTTAAACCATTACAGTCAAACACCTGAAATAATGCAAAACAGACGATTGTTATCCAGTCTTGTATTTCATCCAAAAGATGGGGGTCGAAATTAAATGAGGACATGCCACTGTTAatacacacccatcactgaccacactgagtaTGCCGCTGCTAATCCGGACCATtccctgaccacactgataatgtcactacttgtctagacccatcactgaccacactgataatgtcactgcttgtccagacctaccactgaccacactgataatgtcactgcttgtccagacccatcactgacaacactgataatgccactgtttatccagaccaatcaatgaccacactgataatgccactgctaatacagacctatcactgaccacactgataatgccactattTATCCAGAggaatcactgaccacactgataatggcacggcttatccagacttatcattgaccacactgataatggcacggcttatcaagacccatcactgaccacactgataatgtgtcaaattatgtgtcgtaacaatgtgtcaaataaacctttgctcagtccgccttaaccaacctgatctcccggtggctgagcacttcaactccacctcccactcacagtctggcctttctgtcgtgggcctcctccagtgccatagtgaggcccaccagaaattggaggaacagaacctcatatttctcttgggcagcttgcagctcaattgtatgaacattgacttctccaactttaaatagttcctctgtctctctatttccccccctctcccccaattctcccactgtcttaagtataagaaaataactgcagatgctggtacaaatcgatttattcactaaatgctggagtaactcagcaggtcaggcagcatctcgggagaaaaggaatgggagtggagcggaggggcggggaggggaggggaggtgagcgaGGGATTTTTTTCAttgggaggtagagagggagaatGGGTGAGATAAATGTGCGAGgcggtggggaagagagagacggtGAGAGAGAGATTCtgcgagtgagggggagagggggaaacaaATGGGGGGagcagggaaagagagggggatggagagagggtgataggggagagaggaggaaatagaaagggggggcagagaggtgagggggacagTGAAGAGGAGCgaaagggaggtagagagagacgggagagagagtggttgaaatggggcagaggggggaggaagacggAAAGAGAGAGCAAGGGTTGGAGAGAGATATCATGTGAATTACCCCTCACTTCCTTTGTCGCTCCTCTACCCTtccctcccgcagtgcggcggTCCCATCTCTCCCCTATGTTCCCCtctcgcagtgcggcgctccctcctctcctctcccctccccaaccctcatctccccaccatcccccGCCGTGGGGagcatcctcctctcccctccgcaATAAGGATCGTACGTAACCCAACGTAAAGATATATCCATTTTAGAGAGGAAGCAGCAACCCGGTGGACTGGGGGAAATTTAGAACGAtacattgattgtggatgatcacccacgatcacattgaatggcggtggaagggtctcgacccgatacgtcacccattctttctctgtagagatgctgcttgtcccgctgagttactccagcattttgtgtccatgtttgaTTACATATGGTCCTGGAGCCCAGTGTTCTGGGTCCCGGGATGGGGCGTGGATACAGATATCGGAGTGTGGATCAAACAACCTGGACTAAACAATGACGGCGCCCTGGCACAGGGGTGTGGATTACGCCGGGGCTAGGGTCCCAAGCCGGAGAGTGGCAGTACCGCGTCAGCAAAATTGGTGAACATGCAAAGAcgagaaggcacagctttaagaaaaaAACTAAAGTTCAATTGAGCTGTCGGGGTCACGTGTTTTATTTAACTAGAGAGTGTCGGTTGCCTGAAACGCTCTTCTAGTGTAGACGGTGGGGGAGGTTGGTGGTATCATGGCTTTTATGAGGCATTTGTATCGGCACGTGGACAAACAAAGACTTGCGGGATTTGGATCACGCGTAAGCAGATTACATAAATTTCTCTCGACATCATGTTCGGCCTAGAAATTATGGGCCGAAATGCCTTTTCCTGCGCTGTgcatttccatattctatgtacaaATGCACCGGTCAGTGCAAAATAAACAAACCATAAGGCAGAATGCAGATTTATGGGGGTTTTTGCGTGTGCCGCGCTAAACCAAAAAGCTttggttttttaaatgttattgaaacaaaacagttaaagaataataatttgaaagagccgtggttttccagggaaattggacacttgtttcggaaaaagagggagatatacaataaatataagcggcagggagtaaatgaggttcttgaggaatataaagaatgtaaaaggaatcttaaaaaggaaattagaaaagcgaaaaaaagatatgaggctgctttggcaagtaatgtaaaagtaaaccccaaggggttctacagatatgtcaatagcaaaaggatagtgagggataaaattggtccattagagagtcagagtggacagctatgtgctgagccggaagaaatgggggagatattaaacaatttcttttcttcggcatttaccgaggagaaggatattgaattatgtgaggtaagcgaaacaagtagagtagtgatggaaattaggatgattaaagaagaggtggtacggacacttttgaagaatataaaagtggataagtctccaggtcctgataggatattccctaggacattgagggaagttagtgcagaaatagcaggggctatgacggaaatatttcaaacgtcattagaaacagggatggtgcaggaagattggcgcattgcgcatgttgtgcctttgtttaaaaaaggttctaaaagtaaacctagcaattatagacctattagtttgacgtctgtggtgggaaaattaatggaaaagatacttagggacaatatatataattatttggataatcaaggcctgattagaaacagtcaacatggatttgtgcctggaaggtcatgtttgactaatcttcttgaattttttgaagaggttaccagggaaattgataagggcaaggctgtggatgttgtctatatggacttcagtaaggcatttgacaaggttccacatggaaggttgattaagaaggttaaatcgttgggtattaatagtgaggttgcaagatggattcaacaatggctgaatgggagataccagagggtaacggttgacaattgtatgtcaggttggaggccagtgtctagtggagtgccccaaggatctgtgttgggtccaccgttgtttgtcatttacattaatgatctggatgatggtgtggcaaattggattagtaaatatgcagatgatactaagataggtggagtagttgatagtgaggtagattttcaaagtctacagagagacttgggccttttggaagggtgggctgaaagatggcagatggagtttaatgctgataagtgtgaggtgctgcattttggtaggacaaatcaaaataggacgtacagggtaaatggtagggaattgaggaatgcagtggaacagagggatctgggaataactgtgcattgttccctgaaggtggaatctcatgtggatagggtggtgaagaaggcgtttggtatgcttgcctttataaatcagagcatcgagtatagaagttgggatgtaatgttgaaattgtacagggcattggtgaggccgaatctggagtatggtgtgcagttctggtcgccaaattataggaaggatgtcgacaaaatggagagggtacagaggagatttactagaatgttgcctgggtttcagcacttaggctacagagagaggttgaacaggttgggtctttattctttggagcgtagaaggttgaggggggacttgatagaggtttttaaaattatgagagggacggacagagttgacgtgggtaggcttttccctttgagagtggggaagattccagcaaggggacatagcttcagaattgagggacaaaggtttaggggtaacatgagggggaacttctttactcagagggttgtggctgtatggaatgggcttccggtggaagtggtggaggctggctcgattttattatttaagagtaaattggataggtatatggataggaagggatggaagggttatggtctgagtgcaggcagatgagactaggtcagggagaatggtcggcgtggactggtagggccggacaggcctgtttccatgctgtagttgttatatgttatatgttatatgttaatacataaatgcaatcatatcaaactcaagttcaTGAGAAAGGGTAAATGAACATCTGCATCAATTTGgtgatgacacccattccttcactccagagatgctgcatgagccgctgagttacagcattttgtgtctcccttcgatttaaaacagcatctgcaggttatTTTTCCACACTTTAAAATACACGTGGACAGGGTGCATGAATACGAATGATTATGATGAATGATGGGCAATCGCAGGCAAATGTGACTCACGTCGATGGAGCTTGGAAGAGCTGAGCCCCAGGGCCAGattccgtgctgtctgactctgaaTTCCGCAGGTATTCCGTAACTTGTCCTCAGCGTGTAAGTTTTGCGTTTTAAAAATTTGGGCAGTTTAACGGAGTACGATTAACAAACTGAAATAAGTGAAAATGGGTGATAGATTGTCGGCGTGCATTGATGGTCAAAAAGgttgcttttgtttgtgtgtgtagcaTGTCCTTATGAGCGAACAAGTGCACGAATTACCCTCAGTGGGAATTTCACCgcgttcatcagctcctgtctgaatttactctgggtcaccacgtatatacacgtgttggtacaggtactgagaagctgtaaAAACGTCGCCGTGACATCTGTGATATAGTAATAACCAGTGGGGGAGCCGTCATATCCGATCTTCGCAATACCCGTAAAGATGTAAAAGCCAGCTTGTGTTGCCCACAGCAATATGAAAGTGCCCGTGACactaaagagtaaaacaatggCTTTCCTGCGGTTTTCCATCTCTGGGTCCTTGTCATTCTCTCCGTTGCTGCGGCCCCGGAGACCCCTGCGGACGCTGCTGGCCGCTAAAATCCGCCTGACCGTCAGCACATTGAGCAAAAGAATCAGAAAGAACGGGAGACAAGGGGTGAGAACGCGGTGTGTGACACCATATGCGGCCCATGCAGACGACGTATAGAAGGTGGGTTTAGGGAAGCACATCCAGGGAAGATTATCAAATTCGAAGCCAGGCTCCACCGTAAAACACCAGGGGATATtctccaaacagcccagcactatcactgccccgataaccacagccgccgttctctcggtacaatattttattttcagcttctcacaacaaatggccacaaaccgatcgaaggtgaaggctgccgtcagccagacagagaccgcgGTGGTTGCAAAGACCAGGAATGTGACAGTCATGCACACGGGAGTAATGTTCAGAAAAGAATAGGGGAAGTAAATTAGAATAGTCTTACGTAGAAACGGATCAGTGATGCCGACCAGGAGATcagacgctgccatggccaccaggtagcgtgtgatgcatttggagagaccgcatttaccTCGACAGAGTATCACTATCGCCAATAGGTTCACTGTGAAGGAGAGAAGATACATTACTGTCACAAGACCTGCACAAATGTATCTGAGGAACGTTGTCCGATTAGAAGATTTTCAAACTTGGATGCGTTGACCAAATGACCCGACAGTTCAGACGCTTCATCGTTTGCATCGCGGTGTCCACGTAACTCATCAAACACCAATGGACATTACGGTCACAGTTTTTAATTCCGCCAACATTCTTATCAACTGCCCTCCACATTGTAGCATCCAGCTGCCTTAAATCCCATAAACAGTAGTGATAGTAGTGACATTATTAGGCAGGTCGattgcatgtgggaggaaagacgAGCGCAGCTTGCGCGGAGTCGGAGGACGAACGATGAAACATTGCACGTGTGGCCCGGGATGTAGAGATGGAACCTACGTCTCCGGAACTGTGCGACATCGGTAGTAGTGACTGTGGCGCGGTGGCGAGGATGTACAGAGAGTGACACAGGTCAGGATAAACAACGGGTATGGCGTGCACACTGCGGCAATTACAGAAGGAAAATGGATATCTGACCAAGTTAAACAAGTTAATTATTGAAACAGGaaaaaatgtttgtttaacgTCGGCAGCGCGGGAGTACTTCACGGAATAACTCACAGCATGAGCAcgtaaatgaaaatcaaacacAAAACAAATTACCGAAAACAGCGATAGTAGCTATAGTAGGGTTATATATATCTTCAATTCGATAGATCAATGGAAATCCCATAGCTGCAAGACACAATTAACTCCTGTGGCTCCGTCAGTCCGTCATCGCCGCGGCTCCGTGGCTCTGCCTTCTGGTGCGCACTGAGATATACAGAGCGATGGGTCTCCAGCGACATGAACTCATACCTGCTAATCGTCATTAGTGACGCTCACGAAACAAACACCTTGCGTCACAACCattgactgcaccatgggagatTACAGCAAACAACTTAACGATTGACTAAAAAAAACCAAAGCGAGTCGCTGAAAAAGGAGTCTGGATAACGGTCATTATCCGAATCGTCACCGATACACGTTCTttatgaatgctgcctgaccctctgttacaccagcactttgtgtatgtttCATTGAAAATAGGAATTCACGATTTCCAATGAATGGATGGTCCATGACACTGGCttatttcatttaatgttggtgtGATTTCGATGAATATCACCAGTGATCCCATCCACCACTCCAGCTATCGtattttccccccaaaaaataaATCATTATTCGCGCCACGACGTCCCTGATATTGCAAGACAAATACTGAAATATTCGTTTGAATTTC
The nucleotide sequence above comes from Rhinoraja longicauda isolate Sanriku21f chromosome 39, sRhiLon1.1, whole genome shotgun sequence. Encoded proteins:
- the LOC144611202 gene encoding putative G-protein coupled receptor 139; translation: MLYICAGLVTVMYLLSFTVNLLAIVILCRGKCGLSKCITRYLVAMAASDLLVGITDPFLRKTILIYFPYSFLNITPVCMTVTFLVFATTAVSVWLTAAFTFDRFVAICCEKLKIKYCTERTAAVVIGAVIVLGCLENIPWCFTVEPGFEFDNLPWMCFPKPTFYTSSAWAAYGVTHRVLTPCLPFFLILLLNVLTVRRILAASSVRRGLRGRSNGENDKDPEMENRRKAIVLLFSVTGTFILLWATQAGFYIFTGIAKIGYDGSPTGYYYITDVTATFLQLLSTCTNTCIYVVTQSKFRQELMNAVKFPLRVIRALVRS